The following proteins come from a genomic window of Alosa alosa isolate M-15738 ecotype Scorff River chromosome 2, AALO_Geno_1.1, whole genome shotgun sequence:
- the birc2 gene encoding baculoviral IAP repeat-containing protein 2 isoform X2, translated as MEILQNSPFLMGLCRNSAPTDLQYDNSSELFRISTFAKFPSTAAVTERSLARAGFYYTGVGDRVQCFRCKVTADNWQPGDCPAERHKQLSPSCSFIQTLPSTANLLSSSHSAFSPLRNATQMPAPVAVAGAAAATSSGQSEEQVGYLNMGFSNLAPSSPLTSRGVEDMSHQRPQTCHNPSMRREQDRLESFQSWTVTTITPAELAKAGFYYLGQGDRVACFTCGGQLSNWEPGDRAVSEHQRHYPNCRFVRGDRTENVSLAESSVLTNVSNSAMQQCDERLLTFVNWPSRIPVRPDQLAKAGFYYVGRNDDVKCFCCDGGLRCWESGDDPWVEHAKWFPRCEYLLQEKGQEFVHQIQARFPRLFEQLLTNGDGHSREIVDPPVVHLGPGEERSEDAVMMNTPVVKSALEMGFERNLVKQTVQSKILTSGENYKTVQELVSDLLSAEDEKREEEKELFAEEMASDGFTFLKKHHTALTQRLKSVQSLMDHLLEEKVISQEEYDTIRNCTSVKRQTAQLIDLVLSKGNAAAEVFRNWIKKNDVYLLRELMDLPMEEQLRRLQEERTCKVCMDKEVNIVFIPCGHLVVCKECAPSLRKCPICRGVVKGTVRTFLS; from the exons ATGGAAATTTTACAAAACAGTCCCTTTTTAATGGGGTTATGTCGTAACAGTGCCCCCACAGACTTGCAGTACGACAACTCCTCCGAGTTGTTCCGCATATCGACATtcgccaaatttccctcaacgGCAGCTGTAACGGAAAGAAGCCTTGCTCGTGCTGGCTTCTATTACACTGGTGTTGGGGACAGGGTCCAGTGCTTCCGCTGCAAAGTGACCGCAGACAACTGGCAGCCAGGTGATTGCCCTGCCGAACGGCACAAACAGCTGTCTCCGAGCTGCTCGTTCATTCAGACCTTGCCCTCCACTGCCAACCTGCTGTCGTCCTCCCACTCCGCTTTCTCCCCACTCCGCAATGCTACCCAGATGCCCGCGCCAGTGGCGGTGGCAGGGGCTGCGGCGGCAACGTCCTCTGGCCAATCAGAGGAGCAGGTGGGCTACCTCAACATGGGCTTCAGTAACCTGGCCCCTTCTAGCCCCCTGACGTCGCGTGGTGTGGAGGACATGTCCCACCAGCGGCCGCAGACCTGCCACAACCCCAGCATGCGCCGGGAGCAGGACCGCCTGGAGTCCTTCCAGAGCTGGACCGTGACCACCATCACACCGGCTGAATTAGCCAAGGCTGGTTTCTACTACCTTGGTCAGGGTGACCGCGTGGCCTGTTTCACCTGTGGAGGTCAGCTGAGCAACTGGGAGCCTGGTGACCGGGCAGTGTCCGAACACCAGAGGCATTATCCCAACTGCCGTTTTGTCAGAGGGGACAGAACGGAAAACGTGTCCCTTGCCGAAAGCAGCGTCTTGACCAACGTGTCCAACTCTGCCATGCAACAGTGTGATGAGAGGCTTCTCACGTTTGTGAACTGGCCCTCCAGGATACCTGTTCGCCCAGACCAACTTGCCAAGGCCGGATTTTATTATGTTG gccgcaatgatgatGTGAAGTGCTTTTGCTGCGATGGAGGATTAAGATGCTGGGAATCTGGTGACGACCCATGGGTAGAACATGCTAAGTGGTTCCCAAG GTGTGAATATCTTTTGCAAGAGAAGGGACAAGAATTTGTCCACCAAATTCAAGCCAGATTCCCAAGACTCTTTGAGCAG CTGTTGACAAATGGTGACGGTCACTCTCGTGAGATTGTTGATCCACCAG TTGTGCATCTCGGCCCTGGAGAGGAACGTTCAGAAGATGCTGTAATGATGAACACACCCGTGGTGAAGTCTGCCCTAGAAATGGGGTTTGAACGCAACTTGGTCAAGCAGACTGTGCAAAGCAAGATCCTCACCAGTGGGGAAAACTACAAGACCGTGCAGGAGCTGGTGTCTGATCTCCTCAGTGCAGAAGATGaaaagagggaagaagagaaggagcTTTTTGCAGAGGAGATGGCAtcag ATGGCTTTACCTTTCTGAAAAAGCACCACACAGCCCTGACGCAAAGATTAAAGAGTGTGCAAAGTTTAATGGACCATTTACTGGAAGAAAAAGTGATTTCCCAGGAGGAGTATGACACCATTCGCAACTGCACGTCAGTCAAGCGGCAAACAGCCCAACTCATCGACTTGGTTCTGTCAAAGGGGAACGCTGCAGCTGAAGTCTTCAGAAATTGGATCAAAAAGAATGATGTTTACCTCTTGAGAGAATTAATGG ATTTACCAATGGAAGAGCAGCTGAGGCGACTTCAGGAGGAGCGCACGTGTAAAGTGTGCATGGATAAGGAGGTTAACATCGTCTTCATTCCCTGTGGACACTTGGTGGTGTGCAAGGAGTGTGCCCCCTCATTGCGCAAGTGTCCCATCTGCAGAGGCGTTGTGAAAGGCACTGTCCGAACCTTCCTCTCCTAA
- the birc2 gene encoding baculoviral IAP repeat-containing protein 2 isoform X1: MEILQNSPFLMGLCRNSAPTDLQYDNSSELFRISTFAKFPSTAAVTERSLARAGFYYTGVGDRVQCFRCKVTADNWQPGDCPAERHKQLSPSCSFIQTLPSTANLLSSSHSAFSPLRNATQMPAPVAVAGAAAATSSGQSEEQVGYLNMGFSNLAPSSPLTSRGVEDMSHQRPQTCHNPSMRREQDRLESFQSWTVTTITPAELAKAGFYYLGQGDRVACFTCGGQLSNWEPGDRAVSEHQRHYPNCRFVRGDRTENVSLAESSVLTNVSNSAMQQCDERLLTFVNWPSRIPVRPDQLAKAGFYYVGRNDDVKCFCCDGGLRCWESGDDPWVEHAKWFPRCEYLLQEKGQEFVHQIQARFPRLFEQLLTNGDGHSREIVDPPVVHLGPGEERSEDAVMMNTPVVKSALEMGFERNLVKQTVQSKILTSGENYKTVQELVSDLLSAEDEKREEEKELFAEEMASDGFTFLKKHHTALTQRLKSVQSLMDHLLEEKVISQEEYDTIRNCTSVKRQTAQLIDLVLSKGNAAAEVFRNWIKKNDVYLLRELMAQSNEAASPSQDLSDLPMEEQLRRLQEERTCKVCMDKEVNIVFIPCGHLVVCKECAPSLRKCPICRGVVKGTVRTFLS; this comes from the exons ATGGAAATTTTACAAAACAGTCCCTTTTTAATGGGGTTATGTCGTAACAGTGCCCCCACAGACTTGCAGTACGACAACTCCTCCGAGTTGTTCCGCATATCGACATtcgccaaatttccctcaacgGCAGCTGTAACGGAAAGAAGCCTTGCTCGTGCTGGCTTCTATTACACTGGTGTTGGGGACAGGGTCCAGTGCTTCCGCTGCAAAGTGACCGCAGACAACTGGCAGCCAGGTGATTGCCCTGCCGAACGGCACAAACAGCTGTCTCCGAGCTGCTCGTTCATTCAGACCTTGCCCTCCACTGCCAACCTGCTGTCGTCCTCCCACTCCGCTTTCTCCCCACTCCGCAATGCTACCCAGATGCCCGCGCCAGTGGCGGTGGCAGGGGCTGCGGCGGCAACGTCCTCTGGCCAATCAGAGGAGCAGGTGGGCTACCTCAACATGGGCTTCAGTAACCTGGCCCCTTCTAGCCCCCTGACGTCGCGTGGTGTGGAGGACATGTCCCACCAGCGGCCGCAGACCTGCCACAACCCCAGCATGCGCCGGGAGCAGGACCGCCTGGAGTCCTTCCAGAGCTGGACCGTGACCACCATCACACCGGCTGAATTAGCCAAGGCTGGTTTCTACTACCTTGGTCAGGGTGACCGCGTGGCCTGTTTCACCTGTGGAGGTCAGCTGAGCAACTGGGAGCCTGGTGACCGGGCAGTGTCCGAACACCAGAGGCATTATCCCAACTGCCGTTTTGTCAGAGGGGACAGAACGGAAAACGTGTCCCTTGCCGAAAGCAGCGTCTTGACCAACGTGTCCAACTCTGCCATGCAACAGTGTGATGAGAGGCTTCTCACGTTTGTGAACTGGCCCTCCAGGATACCTGTTCGCCCAGACCAACTTGCCAAGGCCGGATTTTATTATGTTG gccgcaatgatgatGTGAAGTGCTTTTGCTGCGATGGAGGATTAAGATGCTGGGAATCTGGTGACGACCCATGGGTAGAACATGCTAAGTGGTTCCCAAG GTGTGAATATCTTTTGCAAGAGAAGGGACAAGAATTTGTCCACCAAATTCAAGCCAGATTCCCAAGACTCTTTGAGCAG CTGTTGACAAATGGTGACGGTCACTCTCGTGAGATTGTTGATCCACCAG TTGTGCATCTCGGCCCTGGAGAGGAACGTTCAGAAGATGCTGTAATGATGAACACACCCGTGGTGAAGTCTGCCCTAGAAATGGGGTTTGAACGCAACTTGGTCAAGCAGACTGTGCAAAGCAAGATCCTCACCAGTGGGGAAAACTACAAGACCGTGCAGGAGCTGGTGTCTGATCTCCTCAGTGCAGAAGATGaaaagagggaagaagagaaggagcTTTTTGCAGAGGAGATGGCAtcag ATGGCTTTACCTTTCTGAAAAAGCACCACACAGCCCTGACGCAAAGATTAAAGAGTGTGCAAAGTTTAATGGACCATTTACTGGAAGAAAAAGTGATTTCCCAGGAGGAGTATGACACCATTCGCAACTGCACGTCAGTCAAGCGGCAAACAGCCCAACTCATCGACTTGGTTCTGTCAAAGGGGAACGCTGCAGCTGAAGTCTTCAGAAATTGGATCAAAAAGAATGATGTTTACCTCTTGAGAGAATTAATGG CCCAGTCAAATGAAGCTGCATCACCGAGTCAAGATCTTTCAG ATTTACCAATGGAAGAGCAGCTGAGGCGACTTCAGGAGGAGCGCACGTGTAAAGTGTGCATGGATAAGGAGGTTAACATCGTCTTCATTCCCTGTGGACACTTGGTGGTGTGCAAGGAGTGTGCCCCCTCATTGCGCAAGTGTCCCATCTGCAGAGGCGTTGTGAAAGGCACTGTCCGAACCTTCCTCTCCTAA